Below is a window of Methanomassiliicoccales archaeon DNA.
ACTCCCAGAGGTTGATCTTGAAGAGGTGGATACAAGTGTTAACTTTCTCGGCAGTGAGCTTGATTTTCCCATCATTGTCACCGCAATAACCGGTGGTTATCCTAGAGCACTAGAGATCAATAAGAATCTTGCAGAGGCCTGTGAACGCCTCAAGATTGGAATGGGTGTTGGAAGTCAAAGAGCCGCGATAGAAAGCGGAGACCGCTCCAGCTACTCAATCATCAAAGAATACGAGATACCGCTCAAGGTCGCAAACATCGGGGCTCCCCAGTTAATATCTCAAGAGGGAAGGGAGGCTCTGGATCGAGAGGCGATAGACGAGGCTTTGGAGATGATAGATGCCCATTGCTTAGCTGTCCATCTGAACTTTCTGCAGGAGGTCGTTCAACCTGAGGGAGACACCCAGTCAAAGGGCTGTCTGGAAGCGATTAGATCAGTGGCTAAAGATTTCAAGATTATCGCCAAGGAGACTGGAGCTGGAATTTCTGAAGAGGTCGCACTTCGGCTCAAGGGAGCTGGAGTGGCTGCAATAGACGTCTCAGGCACTAGTGGAACGAGCTTTTCCGCGATTGAGACTCACAGGGCTGAGAGCGTGGGCAATCGTTTGGGTATAAGACTTGGCAGAACATTCCGAGAGTGGGGGATCCCCGCGCCCGTCTCATTGCTATGGGCCCAAGTGGGACTTCCACTAATCGCAAGCGGTGGAATCACCAATGGCCTAGATGTGGCAAGGGGGATAGTATTAGGGGCTTCCTGTGGAGGCGTAGCAAGAGCCGTAATGGGGGCTGCTCTGGAATCTGCCGATAGAGTCGAGGAGGAGCTGATGACAATTATCGCTGAGCTCAAGGCAACAATGTTCCTGACGGGTTGCCGGAATCTAGAGGATTTGGCCACGGCCGATTATATTATCACTGGAAGAACAAAAGATTGGATTCTCAATGAAGATGAGGTGTTCTGATTGGACATTATGAGTGAAATTCTCGAACGCGCTACTATTATTGACAATTATTTAATGAAATATCTCGAGGATGGCAAACCTGAAAAACTGGTCAGAGCTGTGAGACATTATCCAGAGGCAGGAGGCAAGCGCCTCCGACCAGTACTGGCCATGCTGGTAGCCGACGCGATCTCTGGTAAGGAAGAGGAATCCATACCATTCGGATGCTGTCTAGAAATCATTCATAACTTCACCCTTATTCACGATGATGTCATGGACGAGGACCCCATGAGAAGAGGGCGTCCGGCAGTCCATGTTCTATATGATGTGCCAACCGCAATAATCGCCGGGGATGCCATGTTCGCTAGGGGCTTTGAGGTCCTCGCAATGGTTGAAGTCGCTCCGGAAAAGACAAGGCGCCTCCTTTCACTTGTGGCAAAGACTGTCTGGATCATCGCAGAGGGCCAACAGATGGATATCGATTTCGAGAACTCTAATTCTGTAACAGTGGATGAGTATCTGGAAATGATCGAGAAGAAGACCGCCATCTTGTTCGCATGCGCTGCACAGGGTGCCACAATGATCGCTGATGGAAGTGAGGATCAGGAGAGGGACATGTTCGAGTACGCACGACTCCTGGGCCTCGGTTTCCAGATATGGGATGACGTTCTGGGCATAACCGCAGATGAAAAGAAGTTGGGAAAGCCTGTTGGCAGCGATATAAGGAACGGAAAGCGCACACTAGTAGTCATTCACGCCTTGGAAAATGCTGATGAGGAAGACAGACAGAGCATCCTCTCCATCCTGGGACACGAAGATGCGACCGACGAAGAGGTTGCTGAGGTTATCGAGACCCTGGAAAGGATCGGGAGCATCGAATTCGCCAAGAGCAGAGCCATTGACTACGCAAAGCAGGCCAAGAAATGCCTAGAGGGCCTACCTGATTCCGATAGCAAGGTTCTATTAGATGCACTGTTGGATTACTCGGTTAAGAGGGAACTCTGACTAGCAGACTATTCCGTTCTGAACGATCTTGAACTCCGAGGCTGTTCCCTCGGCAACGTATCGGTGCTTCATGATCACAGCCCTTCTCTTGCCGAGTCCCTGCCTATCCAATCGGATTATCGCCTTGGCGCAGTGATGCAGCGCATGACCTCCGAGAGCCTCATAGGTCCCAGTGTCCAAATCGGTAAAGACCTGAGAAGTGATGATGACCGGTATCCCCTTCTTTCTGGCTACCTGGAGGAGAGAGGTCGACTGTCTCACCATCGTTTTCCGTGAATCACCCCGACTGGACGCCCGGTAGTACATACTAATGGAATCCACCACAATGAGACCTATGTCGTCGTTGCCTTCGGCCAACTTCACGGCCTTCTCAACCATTTTCTCCTGCTCTTCAAAGCTGTGGACCTCGCTGATGAGCATGTTCTTGATCACACTGTCGAAGTCCTCACCGCAGATCTGCTTCATTCTCTCCATGGAGAGTCCTTCGGTGTCGATGTAAATGACTCTCTTACCCTGCAGAACGACATTCCTTGACATCACCAGGGAGAGGTTCGTCTTCCCGGTGCCTGCCTCACCGTAAAGGAGGGTGACGCAATCCCTTTCCAAACCGCCGCCAAGGATGGAGTCCAGTGAGCTACAGCCAAAGGCTATGTGGTCCACGAACCGTGAACGTGCTTGGGGATGATAACTGTTGTTGCTACTTCCTCTCATCCTCCTTGATTGGGTGAATTTCCTCGATGCGATAGCTGCCGTCCTCAGCCTTGGGCCCTTTCTTTAGGAAGTAGAACGGGATGGCAAGGATGAACACCAATGCAGCCATGATCAGGAAGATGATTATGGCGGCGAAGACGATGAATATGAATATTGCAACCAACAGAGGCCAGCCCATGAGGAGTACCCAGGCCCCTATGATGACCAGGATTATCGCCGCGATCAATCCCAGGGCAGCAAGTATGTATTTCGATTCCGTTTTATCACCCGATACTAATCAATGAGCCTCCGCCATTGCCCTGCTTAGGAAGGAACGGCGATAGAGCATTTGCCAGTTGAGCTAAGGTCAGCGACTGCAGAACGACTCTTCCTGGTCCCCTCAGAGTGGTCACGAAAAGACCTTCCCCACCGAAAAGAGCGGTCTTGATACCTCCCGCTGCCTGAATATCGTACTGGACACTGGCCTCCCATCCGACACAGTGGGCTGTGGACACTTTTGTAACCTGTCCAGGCTGAAGATTGAACTCAATTAGATCGCCCGCCGCGTGAATGAAAGCGATTCCCTCTCCGTGGGTTCGCTGCAGTATGAAGCCCTCACCTCCGAAGAATGTCGCGCCCAAACGCTTCTGAAATGCAATGTCCAGATCGACACTGTTCTCTGCACAGAGGAAGGAGTCCTTCTGCAGAATCCATTCTTTACCGCCCCTGAGATCAAGGGCCATGATCTTGCCTGGTACGTTACCAGAAAAACCCACCAACCCTGTTCCACCCTGCGCGTTGAACTCGGTCATGAAAAATGATTCGCCTGTGAGCTTTCTCTTGATCCCCTTCATGAAGCCACCCTTCATCTTGGCTTCCATGGAGACATTACCACTCATGTATGTCATTGCCCCTGCCTCAGCGTAAACGGTTTCGCCAGGTATTATCTCCAAATTTGCGAGTTGGAGATTGTCACCGGTTATAGTATACTTCATGGAAATCAGAGTCATCTAGGCTCTTCAATTCTTTAAACTTTCTTCCCAGGTCTCAGGATAAAGAATTGTCATACCTCCTGAATGACAAGAAGAACAACGCACCAAGCAGGAGGATGAACGCCATCACCACCAGCCCATAATCGTAATTGCCAGTAAGTGCAACTGCCGTTCCTATTATGATTGGTCCAACGAAACCCATTCCATTGGACAGCCCGTTCATGACCCCGGTGGCTGAACTCATCAGATCGCCAGGGACCATGGATTGAAGAATGGCGTATACATTCACCGGAGCTATCCCCAGGAAGAACCATAAGACCCCAAGGACCGCGATAACCTCCCACTTGCCGTGGGTGACTGATACCAAGAACAATGTCAGTGCACACATGATCACGAAGAACGTTGTCAGCAGAGCCCTCTTCCCACTTCGGTCGCTCAACCAGGCACCAAGCATCATTCCTGTGAGACCGCCAATATATGGAAGCGAGGCTGCCCAAACGAGTTCATCCAAAGAGAATCCTCTGGCTTGCTCCAAGTAGGTGGGAAGCCAAAGCGACAGCCCCCACCAGACGAAGTTGACGGTCATGAAGGCGATAGTCAGTATCAGGATTCCCCTGATCTTGAAAGCTTCCGTAATCCTCTCTCTTGTATCCTTGATTAGCTTTCTTGGACTGCCCCTCTCGAATGGTCTGTCCCCCTCCGGCGAGTCTCGGACCAGCTTCCATAGCGGAATAAGGAGTAGGAAGCCTGCCAGGGCAACGACGAAGAACATGACCTCCCAGCTCGACACTATAATCAGCGGAAGGAGAATGATGGGTGCTAGAAGCGCGGAGGCGAATCCTGAGCTTAGGTGAATGGCATTTACCCTGGATCTGCAGGAGGGAGGGAACCATGCTTGAACCAGCTTGCTCGCACTTGGGAACAGTATCCCCTGGGAAAGTCCAAGGAGTATTCTCGAGATCAAGATCATGGCGTAGATGAATCCAAAGGCACCGGCCATGAATGTGAAAATCGATGAAAGGGCGATCGTAACGATCAAACCCCTCCTAGGGCCAAAGTAGTCTACAAGGGGAGAGATGAATACATTCGATACCCCATACCCAATGAGGAAGACGCCAAGCAGTATTCCT
It encodes the following:
- the radB gene encoding DNA repair and recombination protein RadB, with the protein product MRGSSNNSYHPQARSRFVDHIAFGCSSLDSILGGGLERDCVTLLYGEAGTGKTNLSLVMSRNVVLQGKRVIYIDTEGLSMERMKQICGEDFDSVIKNMLISEVHSFEEQEKMVEKAVKLAEGNDDIGLIVVDSISMYYRASSRGDSRKTMVRQSTSLLQVARKKGIPVIITSQVFTDLDTGTYEALGGHALHHCAKAIIRLDRQGLGKRRAVIMKHRYVAEGTASEFKIVQNGIVC
- a CDS encoding polyprenyl synthetase family protein → MKYLEDGKPEKLVRAVRHYPEAGGKRLRPVLAMLVADAISGKEEESIPFGCCLEIIHNFTLIHDDVMDEDPMRRGRPAVHVLYDVPTAIIAGDAMFARGFEVLAMVEVAPEKTRRLLSLVAKTVWIIAEGQQMDIDFENSNSVTVDEYLEMIEKKTAILFACAAQGATMIADGSEDQERDMFEYARLLGLGFQIWDDVLGITADEKKLGKPVGSDIRNGKRTLVVIHALENADEEDRQSILSILGHEDATDEEVAEVIETLERIGSIEFAKSRAIDYAKQAKKCLEGLPDSDSKVLLDALLDYSVKREL
- a CDS encoding type 2 isopentenyl-diphosphate Delta-isomerase — its product is MNGIEQRKADHIDLTLKENIAHEYNFWNDVQLIHNALPEVDLEEVDTSVNFLGSELDFPIIVTAITGGYPRALEINKNLAEACERLKIGMGVGSQRAAIESGDRSSYSIIKEYEIPLKVANIGAPQLISQEGREALDREAIDEALEMIDAHCLAVHLNFLQEVVQPEGDTQSKGCLEAIRSVAKDFKIIAKETGAGISEEVALRLKGAGVAAIDVSGTSGTSFSAIETHRAESVGNRLGIRLGRTFREWGIPAPVSLLWAQVGLPLIASGGITNGLDVARGIVLGASCGGVARAVMGAALESADRVEEELMTIIAELKATMFLTGCRNLEDLATADYIITGRTKDWILNEDEVF
- a CDS encoding MFS transporter, translated to MNECISLQQRRRAALIALMLFLATLVGYLARMNISVALPFIAEDFGWTQGQLGELGGILLGVFLIGYGVSNVFISPLVDYFGPRRGLIVTIALSSIFTFMAGAFGFIYAMILISRILLGLSQGILFPSASKLVQAWFPPSCRSRVNAIHLSSGFASALLAPIILLPLIIVSSWEVMFFVVALAGFLLLIPLWKLVRDSPEGDRPFERGSPRKLIKDTRERITEAFKIRGILILTIAFMTVNFVWWGLSLWLPTYLEQARGFSLDELVWAASLPYIGGLTGMMLGAWLSDRSGKRALLTTFFVIMCALTLFLVSVTHGKWEVIAVLGVLWFFLGIAPVNVYAILQSMVPGDLMSSATGVMNGLSNGMGFVGPIIIGTAVALTGNYDYGLVVMAFILLLGALFFLSFRRYDNSLS
- a CDS encoding TIGR00266 family protein, encoding MKYTITGDNLQLANLEIIPGETVYAEAGAMTYMSGNVSMEAKMKGGFMKGIKRKLTGESFFMTEFNAQGGTGLVGFSGNVPGKIMALDLRGGKEWILQKDSFLCAENSVDLDIAFQKRLGATFFGGEGFILQRTHGEGIAFIHAAGDLIEFNLQPGQVTKVSTAHCVGWEASVQYDIQAAGGIKTALFGGEGLFVTTLRGPGRVVLQSLTLAQLANALSPFLPKQGNGGGSLISIG